One genomic segment of Cellulophaga sp. HaHaR_3_176 includes these proteins:
- the murC gene encoding UDP-N-acetylmuramate--L-alanine ligase: MNMNQIHSVYFLGIGGIGMSALARYFMFLDKNVAGYDKTASPLTLELEEAGVKIHYDDDLSKIEAQFFDKETCLVVYTPAVPKDHTELNYFFDNDFQVKKRSEVLGIATNDTFCLAVAGTHGKTTTSSILAHLLKEAHLPMTAFLGGISEDFGSNFHYQGSEYSVVEADEFDRSFLRLSPNIACITSMDADHLDIYGTGEELHKSFHEFASRIKENGKLFVRKGLPIDGVTYGIEDESDYCAKNINVVDGAYVFDIQTPTVLYKSVTFNKPGRHNLLNALVALAMALETGAKAENLFPALESFKGVQRRFSYRIKNDDFVFIDDYAHHPTEINAVFDAVSEMHPDKKVLAVFQPHLFSRTKDFVDDFAESLSKFESVLLLDIYPAREKPIEGVTSEWLLGKLSNSNKKLVQKSELIDEIKKQNPEVLVMMGAGDIGLEILKVKNSFVNEG, encoded by the coding sequence ATGAACATGAATCAAATACATAGCGTTTATTTTCTGGGTATCGGAGGTATAGGTATGTCTGCCTTGGCTAGGTATTTCATGTTTTTAGATAAAAATGTTGCTGGTTATGATAAAACAGCAAGCCCCTTAACTTTAGAGTTAGAAGAGGCTGGTGTAAAAATTCATTATGATGATGATCTTTCAAAAATAGAAGCACAATTTTTTGATAAAGAAACTTGCTTGGTAGTTTATACGCCAGCAGTACCAAAAGATCATACTGAACTAAATTATTTTTTTGATAATGATTTTCAAGTAAAAAAAAGATCTGAAGTTTTAGGTATTGCGACAAATGATACATTTTGTCTGGCAGTAGCGGGTACGCATGGCAAAACAACAACTTCAAGTATTTTAGCACATTTGTTAAAAGAAGCTCATTTGCCAATGACTGCTTTTTTAGGAGGTATATCTGAAGATTTCGGAAGTAATTTTCATTATCAAGGCTCTGAGTATTCTGTGGTTGAGGCAGATGAATTCGATCGTTCTTTTTTGAGATTATCACCAAATATAGCCTGTATTACATCTATGGATGCAGATCATTTAGATATTTATGGAACAGGAGAAGAGTTGCATAAATCTTTTCATGAATTTGCTAGTAGAATAAAAGAGAATGGTAAGCTTTTTGTACGTAAAGGTTTGCCTATTGATGGTGTTACGTATGGTATTGAAGATGAGTCTGATTATTGTGCTAAAAACATCAATGTAGTTGATGGGGCTTACGTTTTCGATATTCAAACACCTACGGTTTTATATAAAAGCGTCACTTTTAATAAACCAGGAAGGCATAATTTATTAAATGCTTTAGTGGCTTTAGCAATGGCATTAGAGACTGGAGCCAAAGCAGAAAATTTATTTCCTGCTTTAGAAAGTTTCAAAGGAGTGCAACGTCGTTTTTCATATAGAATTAAAAATGATGATTTTGTTTTTATTGATGATTATGCACATCATCCAACAGAAATAAATGCTGTTTTTGATGCTGTTTCAGAAATGCACCCTGATAAAAAAGTGTTGGCAGTTTTTCAGCCACATTTGTTTTCACGAACAAAAGATTTTGTTGATGATTTTGCCGAAAGTCTATCAAAATTTGAAAGCGTGCTATTGTTAGATATTTATCCAGCAAGAGAAAAACCAATAGAAGGAGTAACCTCTGAGTGGTTATTAGGTAAGTTGAGTAACTCAAATAAAAAATTAGTTCAGAAATCAGAATTAATTGATGAAATAAAAAAACAAAACCCAGAAGTTTTAGTAATGATGGGTGCTGGTGATATAGGTTTAGAAATTTTAAAAGTAAAAAATAGTTTTGTTAATGAAGGTTAA
- a CDS encoding cell division protein FtsQ/DivIB, whose translation MKVNWNIIKAIVLLISIASLYAFSNYRNEQKSITELDVQFTDGDNLYVTTSMVNKLLIQNFQGYKNMPKEKLVLNTMEKAIEANEMVKNAQIYFNVDGKLTTKIAQRNPIARVEGGIIFYLDDEGKRMPLSINHSARVPIVTGNITDKSLEDVHLILNHVNGDDFLHKNIIGIRVKSKNKYQLKFRTENFNIDLGKAEDLEEKFNKLKAFYIKGAKDKSLGKYSNVSLEYSNQVVCTKK comes from the coding sequence ATGAAGGTTAATTGGAACATAATAAAGGCTATTGTATTGTTGATTTCGATCGCAAGTCTCTATGCATTTTCTAATTATAGAAATGAGCAAAAAAGCATCACAGAATTAGATGTTCAATTCACTGATGGAGACAATTTGTACGTAACAACATCTATGGTTAATAAATTGTTAATACAAAATTTCCAAGGGTATAAAAACATGCCCAAAGAAAAATTAGTTTTGAATACTATGGAAAAGGCCATTGAGGCCAATGAAATGGTTAAAAATGCCCAAATCTATTTCAACGTAGATGGAAAATTGACGACAAAAATCGCTCAAAGAAATCCAATTGCACGTGTAGAGGGTGGTATAATTTTTTATCTAGATGATGAAGGAAAGCGTATGCCGCTGTCAATCAATCATTCTGCGAGAGTCCCAATTGTAACCGGGAATATCACTGATAAGAGCTTAGAAGATGTGCACTTAATTTTAAACCATGTAAATGGTGACGATTTTTTGCATAAAAATATTATTGGTATTCGAGTTAAAAGCAAGAATAAGTATCAATTAAAATTTAGAACAGAAAATTTTAATATTGACTTAGGTAAAGCGGAAGATTTAGAAGAGAAATTTAATAAGTTAAAAGCTTTTTATATCAAAGGGGCAAAAGATAAGTCTCTAGGTAAATATAGTAATGTTAGTTTGGAATATAGTAATCAGGTTGTTTGCACCAAAAAGTAA
- the ftsA gene encoding cell division protein FtsA, with product MERGNYSVGLDIGTTKIVAIIGKENEYGKIEILGIGKSKSLGVHRGVVNNITQTIQSIQQAVEQAETNSGLKIGSVVVGIAGQHIRSLQHSDYITRPDSEEVINEDDLDKLCNQVYKLIMLPGEEIIHVLPQEYKVDGQAEIKEPIGMYGGRLEANFHVVVGQVSSIKNVGRCIKSAGLDLGSITLEPLASANAVLSQEEKEAGVALIDIGGGTTDLAIFKDGIIRHTAVIPFGGNVITEDIKEGCSIIEKQAELLKMKFGSAWPGENKDNEIVSIPGLRGREPKEITLKNLSKIIHARVVEIIEQVYVEIKNYGHDDQKKKLIAGIVLTGGGSQLKHLKQLVEYITGMDTRIGYPNEHLAGDSDEEIASPLYATAVGLLMNALKTKAKNDVFEQELKEEIEEEVSVNESVEEISDVDVDTITKRKIQRERKSIFDKWSDKLKDFLDNAE from the coding sequence ATGGAACGAGGTAATTATTCAGTTGGTTTAGATATCGGAACTACAAAGATTGTAGCTATTATCGGAAAAGAGAACGAGTACGGTAAAATAGAAATTTTAGGTATTGGAAAATCTAAGAGTTTAGGTGTGCATAGGGGTGTTGTAAATAATATTACGCAAACAATACAATCTATTCAGCAAGCAGTTGAACAAGCTGAAACAAATTCAGGTTTAAAAATTGGATCTGTAGTTGTTGGTATAGCTGGGCAACACATTAGAAGTTTGCAACATAGCGATTATATTACTAGACCAGATTCTGAAGAGGTTATAAATGAAGATGATTTAGATAAGCTTTGTAATCAAGTTTACAAACTAATCATGTTGCCAGGAGAAGAAATTATTCATGTTTTACCTCAAGAATATAAAGTTGATGGGCAAGCAGAAATAAAAGAACCTATTGGTATGTATGGTGGTAGGTTAGAGGCTAATTTTCATGTAGTTGTAGGCCAAGTATCTTCAATAAAAAACGTGGGTCGTTGTATTAAAAGTGCGGGCTTAGATTTGGGTAGTATTACACTTGAGCCATTGGCTTCGGCAAATGCGGTTTTAAGTCAAGAAGAAAAAGAAGCAGGTGTTGCTTTAATTGATATAGGAGGTGGAACAACAGATTTAGCCATTTTTAAAGATGGTATCATCCGTCATACTGCTGTAATACCTTTTGGTGGTAATGTAATTACTGAAGATATAAAAGAAGGTTGTTCTATAATAGAAAAACAGGCTGAGCTTTTAAAGATGAAATTCGGTTCTGCTTGGCCAGGAGAAAATAAAGATAATGAGATTGTTTCTATACCAGGTTTACGTGGTAGAGAGCCAAAAGAAATCACATTAAAAAACTTGTCTAAAATTATACACGCGAGAGTTGTAGAAATTATAGAGCAGGTATACGTAGAGATTAAAAATTACGGTCATGATGATCAAAAGAAAAAATTAATAGCAGGTATTGTTTTAACAGGTGGCGGTAGTCAACTAAAACACTTAAAGCAGTTGGTAGAATATATTACAGGTATGGATACACGTATTGGGTATCCAAACGAACATTTGGCTGGTGATTCTGATGAAGAAATTGCAAGTCCACTTTATGCAACAGCAGTAGGACTTTTAATGAATGCTTTAAAAACAAAAGCCAAAAATGATGTTTTTGAGCAAGAGTTGAAAGAAGAAATAGAAGAAGAAGTTTCTGTAAATGAAAGTGTAGAAGAAATTAGTGATGTAGACGTAGACACTATAACAAAACGTAAAATACAAAGAGAACGTAAATCTATATTTGATAAATGGTCTGACAAATTGAAAGACTTTTTAGATAATGCAGAGTAA
- the ftsZ gene encoding cell division protein FtsZ: protein MSNSNEFGSISFDLPKNQSNVIKVIGVGGGGSNAINHMYTAGINGVDFIICNTDAQALDNSGVPNKIQLGVSLTEGLGAGANPEVGEQSAIESMEEIKTMLGTNTKMVFITAGMGGGTGTGAAPMIAKQAKELDILTVGIVTIPFQFEGQMRTKQAQAGIEKLRQNVDSLIVINNNKLREVYGNLGFKAGFSKADEVLATAARGIAEVITHHYTQNIDLRDAKTVLSNSGTAIMGSSTSSGSSRASEAIRTALDSPLLNDNKISGAKNVLLLIVSGSKEITIDEIGEINDHIQQEAGHSANIIMGVGEDESLGEAIAVTVIATGFNIDQQDTIVNTESKKIIHTLEDNQKAEQHLMGAENVVFQLVEEEEEVVPVAPKVVKHVLEEDKPEPAFKAPAAKPVEPEMDLIPTSSYIKNFNVFYEEVIADNVGEDFVIVDAKSKLNNMDVVEPETVSPTEKEEDQFAFSFDMSSESKPKKDENVVLFSLDDDVKDMEVKEHIEVVPVLEYNKDGEKRYSLDDYMELENKLTGAKSKAEKFTPKYVEEELVFEQKTVEKATERVEEEVELDPMDMPLEELLRSRSEERKRKLKDFNYKFTNNNSNRMGDIEKLPAYKRQGVDLNSASKESRMSRTSLSDDSNDEIQIRSNNSFLHDNVD, encoded by the coding sequence ATGAGCAACAGTAACGAATTTGGAAGTATTTCTTTTGATTTACCTAAAAATCAAAGTAACGTAATAAAAGTCATCGGTGTAGGTGGTGGAGGTAGTAATGCCATCAATCACATGTATACCGCAGGTATAAATGGAGTTGATTTTATTATATGTAATACAGATGCGCAAGCACTAGATAATAGTGGCGTGCCTAATAAAATTCAACTAGGTGTTTCGTTAACAGAAGGACTTGGAGCTGGAGCTAACCCAGAAGTTGGTGAGCAATCGGCAATTGAAAGCATGGAGGAGATTAAAACCATGTTAGGTACAAACACTAAAATGGTTTTTATTACTGCAGGTATGGGTGGTGGTACAGGAACTGGTGCAGCACCTATGATTGCCAAACAAGCTAAGGAACTGGATATTCTTACGGTTGGTATTGTTACAATTCCTTTTCAGTTTGAAGGGCAGATGCGTACTAAGCAAGCTCAAGCTGGTATTGAAAAATTACGTCAAAATGTAGATTCATTAATCGTAATTAATAATAATAAATTAAGAGAAGTATATGGTAATTTAGGCTTTAAAGCTGGTTTCTCTAAAGCAGATGAAGTATTAGCAACTGCAGCAAGAGGTATAGCTGAAGTAATTACTCATCACTATACTCAAAACATAGATTTACGTGACGCCAAAACTGTTCTTTCTAATAGTGGAACAGCTATAATGGGGTCGTCAACATCTTCAGGCTCGTCAAGAGCTAGTGAGGCAATTAGAACGGCATTAGATTCACCATTATTAAATGACAATAAAATTTCTGGAGCTAAAAACGTATTGTTGCTAATCGTTTCAGGTTCTAAAGAAATTACTATTGATGAAATCGGAGAAATTAATGATCATATTCAGCAAGAAGCTGGTCATAGCGCAAACATCATTATGGGTGTAGGTGAAGATGAATCATTAGGCGAGGCAATAGCTGTAACGGTTATAGCAACGGGTTTTAATATCGATCAGCAGGATACTATTGTGAATACTGAGTCTAAAAAGATTATACATACTTTAGAAGACAATCAGAAAGCAGAGCAACACCTTATGGGTGCAGAGAATGTTGTTTTTCAGTTGGTCGAAGAGGAAGAAGAAGTTGTGCCTGTTGCGCCAAAAGTTGTTAAGCATGTTTTGGAAGAAGATAAACCTGAGCCTGCATTTAAAGCTCCTGCTGCAAAACCAGTAGAGCCAGAGATGGATTTAATACCAACGTCTAGTTACATAAAAAACTTCAATGTATTTTATGAAGAGGTAATTGCTGATAACGTAGGAGAAGATTTTGTTATCGTTGATGCTAAATCTAAATTAAATAATATGGATGTTGTTGAGCCAGAAACGGTATCTCCAACAGAAAAAGAAGAAGATCAATTTGCTTTTAGCTTTGATATGTCTTCAGAGTCTAAACCAAAAAAGGATGAGAATGTAGTGCTTTTTTCTTTAGATGATGATGTAAAAGATATGGAAGTAAAAGAGCATATCGAAGTTGTACCTGTTTTAGAATATAATAAAGATGGTGAAAAAAGATATAGTCTTGATGATTATATGGAGCTTGAAAATAAGCTGACAGGAGCTAAATCTAAAGCAGAGAAATTTACACCTAAATATGTAGAAGAAGAGCTTGTTTTTGAACAAAAAACGGTTGAGAAAGCTACAGAAAGAGTGGAAGAGGAAGTAGAGTTAGATCCAATGGATATGCCCTTAGAAGAGCTTTTAAGAAGCCGTTCTGAAGAAAGAAAGAGAAAACTTAAAGATTTTAATTATAAGTTTACGAATAACAAC